In the genome of Synchiropus splendidus isolate RoL2022-P1 chromosome 13, RoL_Sspl_1.0, whole genome shotgun sequence, the window TGTTCTTCTGAACTTCTCACTGAGTTATGTAAATTATAATTATGGTCTAGATCATGACCCTGTTACTCCTACCCTAGTATGATTTATAGTTTTTGTAGTCTCAATCCATTTGAGTTTGTATCCTGTTATATAAGCGATGTTAGAATGTATTtagttttgctttcattttctgataACTCTCCACCCATTTTTGTAAACGCATGTCATATGAGCCACATTCTGTTCTGAGACACGTCGGGGTAAGTTTGGCACTATTTCTTCTGGTGAACTTTATTGGTTTTAATCTCTGCTCTCACCGTCTAATCTTACAATATctaaagaaaatgtttgtttgtatgaATGCTTTCATTCTTAAAACGTTTaagtcaaaaagaaaaagaaaccaggaaatggaaaaagaaaaaaattgccTCCACACAAAAAGCAAGTGCTCAGTTAATGTTCCCACTATTGTGACTGTGAAATGTAAATCTATATGTATTTCATAATTTCGCATCATGAGGATGGTTGATTTACAAAGAAGCTTCTTTCATTGTgtcaaaattttattttctggaaCAAATATGTTTTAGAGGCAAGAAAGAAAGCTGAACTCCCATTGACTGGAACCCGGAAGAAAGCTGGGTGAACCGTCCAGTAATGAGATTAACCAGTCCTGTCATCGCCATGCCACATATCATGCCACATATACAAACAACTCTTGTTTTTCCTCCAACAGAGCGTGAAGTGTGCACTTCCCAAGTCAGTCTGAGTCCATCTGTGAATCAAGCAAggttgaaagtttttttttaaagccttttAATGAAAGAAGATATTTAATATGTCAATTGTGTAAAAGTTATTTTGTTGTGATGGTTTCTAGATGGGAGCGGTATACAACCTGCTGGAGCGCCACAGGCTTGAGACGTTCTACAACAGTTTTGTTCAGATGGGGGTGAAAGATGAGCGTGACTTCCTAGACATTACAGATGAAAATCTGACTACAATCGGTGAGACTGGTGAAGATGCAgggtgttatttttttttttatctgtactTTGCTGTGCAAGAACATCGTTCTTGGTCTGGTGATGAACTATGGTTTTATAAGTTCTAAAGGTGACTGGTTTGAACACAACTTTAGTTTGCTAGATAAAGTACAGCCAGTACCCCCTTTGCGTCAACTTGAAAATGCCTCTGGTTTTGGTCTTGAGGACGTGAATGGTGAATGTTACAGCAAGGCAGGAGcaagttagaaataatatttaataattaaacaaaaacagaaaagtgtgaccgaaccgggagaaactaagcaaaagccgaatgtacaaatgaaccgagaataaactacaaaagagaaccgcaaacgcatggaaactgggagaaacaaaacactaaactcaggcaccagggtttaacaaaGAATAATCCAAAGTTAGCTAGCTCACAGAAcaagagaccaaacaaggagaacGAGGTAAGTAAGCTAGCTAACACACCGAACGAGAAACCGAACAacagagagccaatttaccgcagggaacaaaatcacaggaactagaggagcaaATACAGAGGAACAAAAGGAGTCGAACACAGGAACTACAGGAGAactcacagggaaacaatgggagagGATCACAGAAActaggagttaccacggggaacaagaggagtccaaatctcaggaactagaggaCACATCACGGGGAAAACAATGAGAGAggcgatctggcacacgttgctggagtccaggtgtttttgtacaggtgatcaggggataattggctccagccgtgtgccacacaaacaggaaggacgaagggcgaaaacaaaacaggactcacatgacaaaataaaagcggagccatgacacgaTGAGCATTTCTAAATCTAACAACATCTATACTGAATATACAGACAggattcttctctttttttatttttaagtaaatacagtaaatacacGCTCCCTGTGGGGTTCCTGAGTATGACTGTCCATTTCGGATTTGGCCTTTGTATCTCAGCTTAAGATATAAAGAACCCATCTTCTCTTcttatttgtctttttcccCCAGCAGTTGGATTGTAACATGAATGAGTTCAGATTGGTGACACAAGAGAGCGTCTGGCACCAGAATTACTTCACTTTAACTACTGATTTTAAGTTAAAGTTTATATTTGCAGGCTTAAGTCAAGTGGAAAAGAACCGTTTTTTGGAAATGAAGAAGGAGATAGAACGACTGAGAGCTCCCCGACGTCCAGTTCAGAATGTCTCTCCAGTGGTGAAATCCTTGGGTTCATTCAGCCTGCGCTATACCTTCCCCAAGTGTCCTGAACCAAAGCCTATCACAGGTGACACACTCACTCAGTTTCGCCTCACTCTGACTCTGTGACCATAATATACTggtgttttttacatttgtgtcAAAACATTGTCGCCACACAGTTATGTAATGCTGAGTGCGAAGGAACAGTCCATGAATAATAATGTCTTTTAATGTTTGACACTTTGATCTGCAGATATGGAtcccacacaaaacacacttgaaGATTTGATGTTAAGAATCTGTCTGCTGGAGGGGGTTGAAAATACCACGGGGGTCTGTCTCTTCACCAGTGATGGGATGCCTCTGTCTGACGACCCGTTCTTTAACACTTGTAGGCAATCATGAATTCATGTTGTAATGACACGATCTATACACTTCCGTCTTCACACTTCTGTAGCTCATGAGCCAACAACAAAGTCGTCTTCAATAATGCAAACCTTGACGACTTCTCTGCAGGGTCTCTGAAAGACAGACATATTGAGAGCGGCTCTTTGATCTACGCAATATTCACACCAAAGTGTAATCTGACTCATGGCGTGCGGATACCAAAACGAAAAACTGCAAGTGGTGAGGATGTGATAAAATGCCACGTCATGCTCAGGGTGGGTTCCTCTTTCTGTCTTTGTTGAGAACTGTGAGGTCTTCGTTCTGCCGATGCAACGTTTCTCCTATTTTCAGGGCCTCTTTGAGCTGTCAGTCGACTTTAAAAGGGACACACTCAAAACTCTGAGAACTCAACTGTCGATTGAAAGTGGAATCCCAGAACATGTTCTTCACGACAAGTAACATTTTCACTGTTGTCCTTGCTCATGTCAACATTTTTCTAACCCACTGGGGCTCTTCACAGAGAAGGCCATggcctcggcgaaacactggAAAGTTGTGGCTTTTCTGAAGAATCTACAGTCCGTTTTTATCTGTCTACCTTTCCTCTTGGAGGGTTCCATCAGATGTTCATCAATGATGTTGACCCACTGGTTAAACAGAGCCTACACGGAAAAAGCGTGTTCCTCTCCTCACTCTATGTGATTGTAAGTGATTGAAGTATGTTTTCTGATTTTTACTTTAGATTTAAGAgctaaaatatatgtatatattatcaTCATCAAGAACAGCTGTATCCCGTCTGCATTAGTAAGTCCAGTTGCCTACCTGATAGTAGAAGCTTTCTTGTGGAGGTCTGACTGAGGTAGTAGTGTAGTTGCCTAAACTCCCCAGTGATGCAGGAGTCTCAGCTGAGAATCATTAAGCAAGTGGCACAAAAAACAGATTCGTGAAGGCAAAGTTTGTTATCATCCAGGTACAAACGGAAGATAGGCCTATGTGTTCGGTTAACCTCACTAACCCAGAATCTGAAGCAAGGCGGCTAATGAAGAAGATAATCTGGCTGTCTAATAAAACCTAATCTTGTCAAGAGAAGTGGTGTCTGTGGAACTGGAACATATTGTTGCTGTCAAATTCATAAATGTGTGTTATATTAAAGATGAAAGCTCAAACCTTCAGTTTTTCAACCAGGTCCATATGGAGAGTTCTGGGATGATGTATATATGTGTCCATTGTAGTTGTGCTGTTACGGATTTGTGTTAGTCTCCAGTCCAACAATAGCGTCAGTAAATCTGAAGGGTGTCTTGAGATAAAATCATATTTGATGCAAAGCTTTTGTTAATAATTACTATAGCTTTGGTCTGCAAGTTGTCTTCACTTGTAAGGGAGCGGTCAGAACTTCGGCCTGGGTTCGTTGGGAGACATTGTCATATGTTTCCTGTTAGTAGGCTTAACCTCATCAGTTCAGATGTCAATATTCTCATTTCAGAGCAAACGTGGGACCAAAGTGAAAAAACTGATTGCTCACATCCGGAAACTGACTGGATGCCACCCACTGGCTCAAAGCTTGCATCAATTTCTCCgcaaaaatgaaaagataacAAAAAACCAGAAGGTAAAGAACGAAAGCCTTTCTTGATTAAACATTCCAATTAGTTGAGGTGAACAAAATCTAAACAAAATGTGTCTTTGCCTTGTAGATTGCCATTATCGAGGGCCTGTACACTCTCTTCAGGGAGCTTTTGCCCAAACAGGGAGCTATTGGTGTCAGAGTCATTGAAGACATTGATGTCTTTGAAAACTCTTTGTACTGCTGGGCCTGGCTCTTCGCCGAGGCTGATGTACTGTATCATCATATTCTAGATTCGATCTACAGTACATTGACATTGTGAggtctttatctttattttaccAACAGAACCAACCAACAGACCATGAGGACTTCGCGCCCATTGCTCTCACGACTGAAGATGGCATTCGTTTCTGTGAACCAGTGAGAGTTCCCGAAGTTCCTGGTGTATTTGAACGTGCTGAAATTGTCTATAATATTAGAGGTAAGATGAAAATAATTGTCTGATTTCCCAAGTGAGAGAGTCTTGAAACTTCTTCAAAATGTACAATTTATGTACACAGCAATATTTTCATCAGTTTAGTCAGGACCCAAGTATGAGTAGAagatacagttttttttcccaggaTTTCCAAGTagtgaaaataaacaagaaagcAGAGGggacagttttgacatttactcaattggtgacaataaagtCGTGACTTTTGAATCATGAGAAGCAAATCTCTCTCCCATCTGCCGCCTCCCTCACTCAGCCTGTCCCTTCATAGGTCCAGCCAGATGTGCCAGAggtttctttcgggatttttcCATGAATAACACACCAAAACCAATCTGGAGGCGTAGCAGTTCTTATAAAGTATAAGCGTGGCCAGGCACTACACTTGTTTATATGAAGAGGATACCCTGGAAGAATGGAACAGCAGTaattctttttaattttattttcctgttgacttcattttttttatcttttagaTGGAAAGCAAATTCCAAACTCCACTGCAACACTCCAAGAAACATCACTGCAGAGAGCCACTGATGTGGAGAAGGTCCTCCTCAGTCTGCCTCCATGCTTCAGAGCATATGACCTGTGGATCCACCCTGATGCGACAGCTGCACacaagtttgtgtttttgtcattcgTCTTCTTCTATTCTTATAGCTAATTGAtttcaaaaagtaaaataaaaaatggaaaatatttgtttttattccccCATTGTTGTTGAACgctgcttcatcttcaacaGTATGTCAGTTTGGAATTTTGAGCAATAGATGGTGCCGACAGTTTGACATTCTTTTGATCTTATGAATTACATCTTTTCAAACATGTCCAGCTTTGCAGTGACTCCACCGGGGAGTGTTGGAGCTATGGCAGCAAAACTTGAATTTTTCGATTATCTCAAGATCACTCCACCTTTGTGCTTGAAGAGTCTTGGAACTACTGCCCCTCGTCTGGTCCAGATCACTGCAGGTGGTTATGAGAAACATGTGGACTACTGAATATGGTGATGCTTGTTCTGTTCCTTAAGTGTTGCAGTCAATTGAATAGATTCTGAATTTATACATGGAGAAGTCGTTGCAGTACAGAAAagtgttgcatttttttaatgactgacAGTCAGTTGAAGATGTTGTTTAGCCTGGTCTCACTAATCCAAAGGCAAAGGGCATTGAACTTAGTGGGACTTTCAAGTTAGTTAGAACGCTTTATTCTTTCTTCTTCCCAGACAACTTCGGCGTGTACACTCAGAAAGACAAGGGTAAACCCGACATGGTATCAGTGTACGACTGTCTAGAGGGAAAAACCCACACCTTGGATGTAAACATGCTGGCTGCCAGGTGAGGAACCTAGGTTCACAACACGCTCAGTATGTATTGAACATGTGCAGAGGACAGTTTACTAATTCATGAAGCAGCAACGTTTCCTTTTAGGTGTTGCACaagcttcagaataatgatAGGCTTTGACGTTAGGCATTGTTGGTGTGCTGGTGCCCAGGTAGCACTTGAACTCCTTCTGCTCTTTTCCTAACTGATCACTGGATCATTATGTATGTAGGGAAATACACCTTCAGTGTATCTTCCACGCGTCCATTTAATCGTGAGAGTGACTTCCTAGAAACCCACATGttaaatcaaaaagaatttattcccagacagaggagtctaattaccctcacagagctctgggtcaacaactacgcctgacttagcctgaGCTCAAGTGGTGTAGTGAGACAAAGACTTCCCTTTTCATACACTTTCAGTCCATCTTGGCTCATCGATTACTCCTCGGTCCTCATTCCAGGTGGTTTCCACCAttcataactcactcttccatcccACACATTCTTCCACGCATACAGGGCCAAattgaggttaccttacccaaTATCAcagcgtctgttggattcaatctttcattagacaaagcgTTATAAAGCAGTTCATTCAATAGCACAAGATAActtcattcatatatttataagtaaaatatcattattCCCAAATGTAGAAGTCAATGTGGACCAGCCAGTGGAGTTGCATCAGTCTGTAGATGACCTGCGCCTGCAGACCCTGTGTCACCTACTGAGTCAGAGAGAGACATGTCGTCCTGCAACCATCTTCTGGTTGCTGAACAGTCAGGAAGACTCGGCCATCTTGGCCTGGTTCTTCACTTTCTGGCTTAGAGGAAACTGCAGAGGTATCGATGGTTCGGCCAAGTCCGTAGGAGGGAAGGATAGCTTTTCAGTGGTCATGGCCAAGTTTAGACTGGGGACACAAGAATATCAGTAACTGCAGTTATTTCACAGCTTAACTCTTTGCTATAATGTTTTAGTACTGGCAACAGTGGAAAGGATCACACGTTCACCATCACCAGGACACCGAAGGAAGCAATTCTGGTAAACGTCTGCTTCATGAAGGAAAACACTTCTTCTGACATTCTTTTTCCTAAAACCTCAGTTTCACGTAGGAATCGCTTGAACAATTTCTCCAATTGTTTGAACCTTTCATCTGGCTAGGTTTTGATTGACACCAGCAGCTCGATGGATCGGAAATGCTATGGAAGCACTGACATCCGAAAAATAGATGTGGTGAAGGAGCTCTTTGACAACTTTGCTTCAAGATCTATGGCTTATGACTTTAGTCACCTCATTGGACTTGTCAAGTTTGATACAGAGGTGAAGGTCATTCACACCTTCACTGAAACACTGGAGACGTTCAAGGTGAAGAAGAGTCTGAAGATGAAATGGCTGTTGACTTCATCTGACCATGTTTGGACTGACGTCTGACTAAATGTTCCTATAGGAGTTCATCCGAACCATCGAGGCGAGTGGGACCACTCATCTGTATGATGCCTTACTAGTGGgtctggaggagctgctcaAAGTTGAGGCGAGATTTCCTGAGTGCAGGCTTCGCATCCTGTGTCTGACGGATGGAAATGATGAAGGGTGAATTCCCAttctattgtttttgttgtacatGTTTGAGGTCTGACTGTAGTTAGTGTTAACATTGTAAAATAAGGAAGTACAgtatatttctgattttttttctttcacagctcAGTGTCTAAACCTGAAGATGTTGCCTCCAGACTTGTGACGTCTGGAATTATTGTGGATTCAGTTCTTCTTGGAGACGTTCATAACAACATGCTACATGGAATCAGCAACGCCACAGGTACTATATtggtatctatctatctattggtatcagtctctgtctttgtgaggattGGAAGTAGAGGTTGGAATCAAGGGTAAAATAGTCACACAATTTGGAGTGAAAATTAATTAACAAAAGCCAAATATAAGGTCATTTTAATGTATGTTATTTATGTTCAGTTGATGGCAGGTGTTGAATGTCACACAGctcataataattcaataattaaGTCCGACTGATGTCAGGGTTTGACTGTATATGACGCAGTCCTTTACATTCCCAAGGCACAAAGCCTGACAGTAAAAGTTATTCCTGGACTTGCCTTCTTTCAGGTGGATGTTGTTTCAAACCAGGAACAAGCCAAGAAGGTCTGAAGCTCTTTGAGATGGAAACGGTGCTCTCTCTGGAGCAGAGGAAACTGAAGCCAAAGCTCGACTGCGCCTCCATCACACAGGTCAGGACACACAGGTGTTGAACGAAAACGTTCTCAAACATGGTTTGACTCATGGTTATTATTTTAGGCAAAGCTGCTGGGGATGTTTCCGACTCTTGGTTATGACAAAGTTCCTGAGGTGACCTTACCTGGTGAATTAAAGAGCAAAGTGACCTCGACACAGACGTAAGTGACGACAACAATAACATCAAGTGTTTCAGGGTCATGGATTTGTTCTTTGGTTGTTTCATCTGCAGTGCCTTGAAGAAGGTTTTCATGGAGAAAAACAAACGCATTCGTGAAGAACTGAAGAACCTGCATTGTGAGCCTCATCCCTTCTTCAGAATCTTTCCGACTGAGACAGACTTTGGTAAGTTCAGAGTCTAAGGCTGATttcattgtttgtatttttgtgagcaaatatttcatttagcGATTGGATGACCTCAAACAATCAGATTCTTCCTCCATCTGGATCTCTTAGTGCAGACCAGGTCTCTCAGCAAATGTAACTGTCAAAACAGTTTCCAAACTCTGTTGAGGACAGATGTTTCCAAATCTCACGCACCCAGACCCAGAGATGTGTTATAGTATGTCCTACACACGTTCGCAGGCCTTtttcaatctatctatctatctgtctgtctgtctgtgtgtctgtctgtctgtctgtctgtctgtctgtgtctgtctgtctgtctatctgtctatctatctttcgATCGTTCTATTGATCGTTCTATCGTTCTATCTATCGATTGTTCTGTCAACAATATCGTTCTAATCAACAACACTATCTAGCAGACCAGCAGGAGAGCTGACCTTTACCAAAACCCAAATCAAACAATTGTATGTTCTTCAAGTTGAAATAGTTCTGAACTCTTGATGTTCCAGTGGCTTACTGCTGGTACTCTAGGCCTTTTGGGTGTTTCTGAGCTACACTGGGTCAGTAGGGAGTGGAACCTACTTGGGTTGCCCGTCCACATTTGGCTGAaccattttttgtgtttcagcttTTTGGAAGATCCTCATGCAGGGTCCTCCTGACACACCCTATGAGCGAGGAGTCTTTGAGCTCTACTGCCAGTTTGGCGAGGAATACCCAGTGAAGCCTCCTCTTGTGCGCTTCCTCACTCCTGTATCCTGTTTGAGTTGTGCACGATGGACACTTCTGTCAGCTACACACCTGAGCTCCCCTTGTtttggaatgtgtgtgtgacggaTGGTGTTTGAGGCTCAGCTTTCTTAACCAGACAGATTTACCACTGCAACATCAACAGTGTGGGAAGAATCTGCCACAACATATTTGACCGCAACTACAACGCCCACATCACCATGAGAGAGATCCTCAACGCTGTCTACGGTCTCCTCATTGCCCCAGAGCCTGAGGATCCTCTGGACAGGTTTGATCTGAGGATCCCTTCTTAGACCAGAGAGATGAAGCAGCAGCCTTCTATCCCTCAGAGCTCCTGATATGGAACAGTGCTGTGGTTATCTTGTGGGTCTTAACAGCTCAGTTTGTCAGTAAATATGAAGGCAATTCCAGTTATGCATgaattatgaagaaaaaaagctatGGTTGAATTACAAATCATTTGCTTGACCAGAGATGGAGTTCTGGTGGAGGTTACCTGTAGCCTGGAACACTCCACTACAAGCTGTTCTTGAGGCTGTGCTTCTCAATTTATTTAAAGCATGCACATTTCtttcaaagaaaatgtgaatttgTCATCACTGTGAATTGTCAAAAAAGTTATTCAATGATTAATAATTTTAGGTTATTTTTAATTGACTTGAATTATGTCTTTTTCACTAATGTTTGTCTTATTCTATGCTTCTTTTTTCCTCAATCGTTTAAGCATTTTGGCGGAGGAATACCTGACCAACCATGCAAAGTATTTACAAGAAGCAAAGAAACACACGGGGGAAACTGCAAATCTCTCCATGGATGAGATTGAAAAGGTAACACGAGTATAAGAGAGACAACACTGCGCTGCTGAATTACATCACTGAAGAGGAGGGATTTCAGTTACAGAACTGAGAATTCTCCTCTTCCTTGGGTCACATGATGGGCCACTTCCGTGTCACACAGAATCCACCTCTTCCATTCAGTGAATGTCAAAACACGAAAAACTTCTCTATTTATTTCCAAAAACCACCAAAGCTTCTCTCAATCATGTCCACCATTTTTAACAAGATCAAATGAGTGAAATGGCCACATAGTTGAGCTTAGTCACTAAAtgctgctatatatatatatatatatatatatatatatatatatatatatagttattgtacagtgtgtgtgtgcgtgtgtgtgttataactcgtatatatattataactattattattataacttaTAACTAACTCTCaatttgaatgtttttatttttttcaagaactGGGCAGTTCCTGCTCCTGAGTTACTCCCCCCTCAGATGATCTGTTCGCTCACAAAGACCATGTTCATCGATCCAGTGAAGACCATATATGGCACCGTGTACGAACGCAAAGCCATCGAGCTGCACCTCAAACAGTGAGTTCCTCTCTACCGATCCATCACTAATGAATGACCTGATTCCAAATCTAGTTTTTTGCTTCTTTGCAGACATGACTACGACCCCTTGGGCGGTCCAAACTCCGCCCTCCAGACCAGTGACTTAACCCCTGACTGGGACATGAAGAGAATGGTGACCAATTTCCGCTCACGCCAGATTAAGTAAATCAGTCTGGAGAAGCCAACGTTCCACACATGTTCAGAAAGTGCTGAGGAGAGGAAGACTTTGATCTAAACCACTGTTCATAATCAGTTAAAATGGTGTCTATGAATGAGCTTGTGAATGCACTGTGGGTGACTGCGATGCACATGCTATCAGTGGAGGTCTGCAGCTATGTTTGAAGCTTTGAACGGTGTCGCTAGCTCAAAAGACAGCCAAGATATGCcttggtgtctgtgtgtgctgtTTGAGCAGCCCGTGACCTTTCCCCTACTCTGCAGCTCCGTTGCCACGGCTATGCTCCCCTTTCATTTCCCTTTCACGCACAGCAAAACTGCTGATTCGTTGTGCTTCAAAGCAAGTTTCCTActccctgaacaaaaagccGTACCTTGTAAAACCATAGCAGCTAGTGAAACAACCGAGCACACTGTGAGAATTCTGGGGCTTTCGTCTCTAactgagccatgtgtttacAGTCTACGCTTTGGCCAGAATGGCGAGTTGAAAATGAGTAGCTTTGCAGCAATTTTTGCGCAGCAGCTTCTCCActccaatgcattttcaataagCCAAATCCGAGCTTACAGCGCTTCTGCGACTCTAACGCAAATTTTGAAATTGCAacagtaattctgagcacaAGTTTGACTACAAAACAGGTGATTTTCAATGTTTCTGCACGCCACCGTTTGGCCACAATCGCAGTTTAGAAACGCAAACTTTTTCCTCCCCTGCTCCACTCTAACCAGCTTAAGTGGTCACTCTAACTTTTTGATTTTTGCCAAATCTCTGGTTCTTTGAGGCCTGAGCTAATTATTCAGCTGCCAGGTTTTAGTAAACACTGCTATATTTCACCTTTGCTTTACTGGTAGAAGCGCTAACCCAAGATAGAAGTGCTAACCCAACACAACAGCAGGATGAAGGATGAACTTTGACCTTGAAATGGTAACTgggttttgtttagtttttgttGCAGTGATTCGTTTAGAAATCCCTCTTCAGGGCTAGGTTGGTGTTCAGGAACATGTGGATTTTATCATCACATATTGACAATGACAGTCACAATAAAGAGTGATTTGGTgttttttcatctttcatttttccTGCCTGTTAAACCTCGGCTCACATTTCAAGTGTCTTTCTTCTTTCATCcatctttttctttcactgtttGTGTGGTCATTTATCGTCCAAGCACGGATCCGTCCTGGATCTGTCACATGACTCCTCTGTGTGAAAAAGCTCATCTATTTCAGGACAGGACGAGTCTCATGAAATGTAAGCTATTTACATGAAGTGCTCTCTGACCAGCAAATAACAGCATCACCGTTGTTGTGCTGTAGATGCAGGAGAGCTGGCTGAATCAAGTTCAGCTTGACTGTTGAGTGAAACAGCCAATCAGAGCACAGCAGGGAGCAGAGGCCAGAAAAGGCTGCGGATCAGAGCCAACTGCACTCTGCAGAGGGGAGAGGTGCCGAACACAGCACAGCGTCCAGTCCGCCTGTGTGTGTTGCGCCTGTCAGAACACATTTACAGGTATGCAGCTCTGGGTCGGTGTTGCCAGTGTGTGAAGGTGACTAGTCTGGACCGGAGACATGGCCTCGCTTGCTTTGCCTCCCACTggctctgctcctgctcctcccaCAGTCTGTCTTCTCCACTGCCACCCAGATCCACCAAAACTGTTGAGTATTCACACTCCACTGACCTGACACACTGCAGTCGGTCCACTTACCAGACTCCTCCCCTCCATCGCGGCTTGTCAGTCCAGACCTAACTGAAGCTGTGCTTCTCATACACTGCACTGTGACTTTTTcagaggtgaaactggactcttAGTTTGAGAAGTGGATGAGCAGC includes:
- the LOC128770101 gene encoding uncharacterized protein LOC128770101; the encoded protein is MGAVYNLLERHRLETFYNSFVQMGVKDERDFLDITDENLTTIGLSQVEKNRFLEMKKEIERLRAPRRPVQNVSPVVKSLGSFSLRYTFPKCPEPKPITDMDPTQNTLEDLMLRICLLEGVENTTGVCLFTSDGMPLSDDPFFNTWSLKDRHIESGSLIYAIFTPKCNLTHGVRIPKRKTASGEDVIKCHVMLRGLFELSVDFKRDTLKTLRTQLSIESGIPEHVLHDKEGHGLGETLESCGFSEESTVRFYLSTFPLGGFHQMFINDVDPLVKQSLHGKSVFLSSLYVISKRGTKVKKLIAHIRKLTGCHPLAQSLHQFLRKNEKITKNQKIAIIEGLYTLFRELLPKQGAIGVRVIEDIDVFENSLYCWAWLFAEADNQPTDHEDFAPIALTTEDGIRFCEPVRVPEVPGVFERAEIVYNIRDGKQIPNSTATLQETSLQRATDVEKVLLSLPPCFRAYDLWIHPDATAAHNFAVTPPGSVGAMAAKLEFFDYLKITPPLCLKSLGTTAPRLVQITADNFGVYTQKDKGKPDMVSVYDCLEGKTHTLDVNMLAASTGNSGKDHTFTITRTPKEAILVLIDTSSSMDRKCYGSTDIRKIDVVKELFDNFASRSMAYDFSHLIGLVKFDTEVKVIHTFTETLETFKEFIRTIEASGTTHLYDALLVGLEELLKVEARFPECRLRILCLTDGNDEGSVSKPEDVASRLVTSGIIVDSVLLGDVHNNMLHGISNATGGCCFKPGTSQEGLKLFEMETVLSLEQRKLKPKLDCASITQAKLLGMFPTLGYDKVPEVTLPGELKSKVTSTQTALKKVFMEKNKRIREELKNLHCEPHPFFRIFPTETDFAFWKILMQGPPDTPYERGVFELYCQFGEEYPVKPPLVRFLTPIYHCNINSVGRICHNIFDRNYNAHITMREILNAVYGLLIAPEPEDPLDSILAEEYLTNHAKYLQEAKKHTGETANLSMDEIEKNWAVPAPELLPPQMICSLTKTMFIDPVKTIYGTVYERKAIELHLKQHDYDPLGGPNSALQTSDLTPDWDMKRMVTNFRSRQIK